One region of Candidatus Epulonipiscium sp. genomic DNA includes:
- a CDS encoding mannitol dehydrogenase family protein, with protein MKLNEKGLKNKDTWTIKGYRVPKYDRETIRINTIKNPFWIHFGVGNIFRAFQANTVQNLLNKNIINRGLIAVEGYDYEIIEKINKPYDDYSILVTLKSNGTVEKTVIGSVVESLVADSGNKFHFDRLKEIFMNDSLQIASFTITEKGYSLIDAKSQFLKDVEADLEQGVSLPKSYIGKVTALIYERFLSGEKPIALVSMDNCSHNGDKLYEAINTIASAWEERGLVKKGFRDYINNPSKLSFPWTMIDKITPRPDDSVRKVLEEDGIEDIQQIITSKNTYVAPFVNGEECEYLVIEDAFPNGRPPLEKGGIIFTDRQTVDKVEKMKVSTCLNPLHTALAIFGCLLGYDLISKEMENPLLRKMVEIIGYKEGLLVAVDPKIINPKKFIDEVLQVRIPNPFMPDTPQRIATDTSQKLPIRFGETIKAYEQSNKLDTQDLKIIPLVFAGWIRYLMGVDDKGEPFIISPDPMLDALSLHIEDISLGDRIDAHKVLEPILSNEKIFGVNLYKVGLGKRVEDYFTEMIAGTGAVETTLNKYIKI; from the coding sequence ATGAAACTAAATGAAAAAGGTCTAAAAAATAAGGACACATGGACAATCAAAGGTTATAGGGTTCCTAAATACGATAGAGAAACAATCAGGATAAACACAATAAAAAACCCCTTTTGGATTCATTTTGGAGTAGGTAATATTTTTAGGGCATTCCAAGCTAATACAGTACAAAATTTATTAAATAAGAATATAATTAATAGGGGACTAATTGCAGTAGAAGGATATGATTATGAAATCATTGAAAAAATAAACAAACCCTATGATGATTATTCCATATTAGTAACCCTAAAATCCAATGGAACTGTAGAAAAAACAGTTATAGGGTCTGTTGTAGAGTCTCTTGTGGCAGATAGTGGGAATAAATTTCATTTTGACAGGCTAAAAGAAATCTTTATGAATGATAGTTTGCAGATTGCAAGTTTTACCATCACAGAAAAGGGTTATAGTCTAATAGATGCTAAATCTCAGTTTCTTAAGGATGTAGAGGCCGATTTAGAACAAGGGGTGTCTCTACCTAAAAGTTATATAGGAAAAGTAACCGCCCTTATATACGAAAGATTCTTATCAGGAGAAAAGCCCATTGCCTTAGTCAGTATGGATAATTGTTCCCATAATGGGGATAAGTTATATGAAGCTATTAACACCATTGCGTCTGCCTGGGAAGAAAGAGGTTTAGTGAAAAAAGGATTTAGGGATTATATTAATAATCCATCAAAGCTATCTTTTCCTTGGACTATGATTGATAAAATTACTCCAAGACCAGATGATTCCGTAAGAAAAGTATTAGAAGAGGATGGAATAGAAGACATACAGCAAATCATTACATCAAAAAATACTTATGTTGCTCCTTTTGTTAACGGCGAAGAATGTGAGTATTTGGTAATCGAAGATGCCTTTCCTAATGGCAGACCTCCACTAGAAAAGGGAGGGATTATCTTTACCGATAGACAGACAGTGGATAAAGTAGAAAAAATGAAAGTATCCACCTGTCTTAACCCCCTGCATACTGCCCTAGCAATCTTTGGCTGTTTATTAGGGTATGACTTGATTTCAAAGGAAATGGAAAATCCGCTGCTAAGGAAAATGGTTGAAATTATAGGTTATAAAGAAGGGCTTCTTGTTGCAGTCGATCCCAAAATAATCAATCCTAAAAAATTCATAGATGAAGTATTGCAAGTTCGTATCCCGAATCCTTTTATGCCGGATACCCCGCAGAGAATAGCTACAGATACTTCACAAAAACTACCTATTCGCTTTGGGGAAACTATAAAAGCCTATGAGCAATCAAATAAATTGGATACCCAGGATTTGAAAATAATTCCCTTGGTATTTGCAGGTTGGATTCGCTACCTTATGGGAGTTGATGATAAGGGGGAGCCCTTTATCATTAGTCCGGACCCCATGCTTGATGCCCTATCTTTGCACATAGAAGATATTTCATTGGGAGATAGGATAGATGCTCACAAGGTCTTAGAGCCCATATTAAGTAATGAAAAAATATTTGGGGTTAATTTATATAAAGTAGGATTGGGAAAAAGAGTTGAAGATTATTTTACAGAAATGATTGCCGGCACCGGAGCGGTGGAAACTACTTTAAATAAATATATAAAGATATAG
- a CDS encoding YesL family protein — protein MGNGIFSVDGPLYKFGGLVFDLFMLNLLWLLFCIPIVTAGASTTALFYVAGKRVRKEEGYLFRDFWKSFKMNFMQSTIVWIILLIAYFILYVNIMNIGNVGTMARFIMPIQIIILIELVVMSIYMFALLSRFYMTIGGLFKTSLIMANKHIITTFLCIFAFAGVVFFIKIWPLFIFFFVSTYALWSSYFLDRIFKKYIPKTEEEIEEPEAE, from the coding sequence ATGGGAAATGGGATTTTTTCAGTAGATGGGCCCCTTTATAAATTTGGTGGTCTTGTTTTTGATTTATTTATGTTAAATTTATTATGGCTTTTATTTTGTATACCTATTGTAACTGCAGGGGCATCTACAACGGCATTGTTTTATGTAGCAGGTAAAAGAGTCCGTAAAGAAGAGGGCTATTTGTTTAGGGATTTTTGGAAAAGTTTCAAAATGAACTTTATGCAGTCTACCATAGTGTGGATTATTCTTTTAATCGCTTATTTTATACTATATGTTAATATAATGAATATAGGAAATGTAGGCACCATGGCAAGATTTATCATGCCCATCCAAATTATTATTCTAATTGAACTCGTAGTTATGAGTATCTATATGTTTGCCCTGCTCTCAAGATTTTATATGACCATAGGTGGTCTTTTTAAGACCTCTCTTATCATGGCTAATAAGCATATTATTACTACATTTTTATGTATATTTGCCTTTGCTGGAGTAGTCTTTTTTATAAAAATATGGCCTTTATTTATTTTCTTCTTTGTTAGCACTTATGCCCTTTGGAGTTCTTATTTTTTAGATAGAATATTTAAAAAGTATATACCCAAGACAGAAGAAGAAATAGAAGAACCTGAGGCAGAATAA
- a CDS encoding IclR family transcriptional regulator: MKDIVQSVDRTLSILEVLSDYDDGLGVADISAKLDLHKSTVHRLLSTLIIKGYVEQNSENSRYKITLKLFELGSKRISNMDILEIARPYLKELMEKTNEVVHLVIRENTDIIYIDKVESKTTIRMHSRIGRRSPAYCTAVGKAILSGLDDKKIEKIWEESDIKQYTPFTIINLEDFKRELKSIREKGFAVDEEENELDVRCVGASIYDYTGETCAAVSISGPITRMTDEKIKEFSRWLVHYTMEISKELGYKN, from the coding sequence ATGAAGGATATAGTTCAATCTGTTGATAGGACATTATCAATTTTGGAAGTACTATCAGATTATGATGATGGGCTGGGAGTTGCAGATATAAGTGCTAAGTTAGATCTTCATAAGAGCACAGTGCACAGATTGTTATCCACATTGATTATAAAAGGATATGTAGAGCAAAATTCTGAAAATAGCAGATATAAAATTACTTTAAAATTATTTGAATTAGGAAGTAAAAGAATTTCTAATATGGATATATTAGAGATAGCTAGACCGTATTTAAAAGAATTAATGGAAAAAACTAACGAGGTTGTCCATTTAGTAATAAGAGAAAACACCGATATAATCTATATCGATAAAGTTGAATCCAAAACTACCATTAGAATGCATTCAAGAATTGGAAGAAGAAGCCCTGCCTATTGTACGGCCGTAGGAAAGGCCATACTTTCGGGGCTTGATGATAAAAAGATTGAAAAAATCTGGGAAGAAAGTGATATAAAGCAGTATACTCCCTTTACGATTATAAATCTTGAGGATTTTAAGAGAGAATTAAAATCCATAAGGGAAAAAGGCTTTGCAGTGGATGAAGAGGAAAATGAATTAGATGTCAGATGCGTAGGAGCTTCCATATATGACTATACAGGGGAAACCTGTGCTGCTGTGAGTATTTCCGGTCCCATAACGCGAATGACTGATGAAAAAATCAAAGAGTTTTCTAGATGGTTAGTGCATTATACCATGGAGATATCGAAAGAGCTAGGTTATAAAAATTGA
- a CDS encoding bifunctional 2-keto-4-hydroxyglutarate aldolase/2-keto-3-deoxy-6-phosphogluconate aldolase, with translation MISKIETLNKIINVGIVAVVRAENNEQAEKIAKACIEGGIPAIEITFTVPDAHKVIESLKSTFTKEELIIGAGTVLDSETARVAILSGAEYIVSPGFDMDSAKLCNRYQIPYMPGCMTITEMIRAMEAGADIIKVFPGSAYGPDIIKAIKGPLPQAVLMPTGGVSLDNVDQWIKNGCIAVGVGGELTSGAKTGNYELITETARKFIEKIKEARK, from the coding sequence ATGATTTCCAAAATCGAAACCTTAAATAAAATTATAAATGTGGGTATTGTAGCAGTGGTCAGGGCAGAAAATAATGAGCAAGCAGAGAAAATTGCCAAAGCATGTATAGAAGGTGGCATACCGGCTATAGAAATAACCTTTACTGTACCTGATGCTCATAAAGTTATTGAATCCCTAAAATCAACATTTACAAAAGAAGAGTTAATTATTGGGGCAGGTACGGTACTAGATAGTGAAACTGCCAGAGTTGCTATTCTTTCCGGAGCAGAATACATAGTTAGCCCTGGGTTTGATATGGATAGCGCTAAACTATGCAACAGATATCAAATTCCTTATATGCCGGGATGTATGACCATTACCGAAATGATTAGGGCTATGGAAGCAGGGGCAGATATCATAAAAGTATTCCCGGGAAGCGCATATGGACCTGATATTATTAAAGCTATAAAGGGGCCCCTCCCACAAGCAGTACTCATGCCTACCGGTGGTGTAAGTTTGGATAATGTAGATCAATGGATTAAAAATGGATGCATTGCTGTTGGAGTTGGCGGTGAGCTAACTAGCGGTGCTAAAACCGGAAATTATGAACTTATTACGGAAACAGCAAGGAAATTTATCGAAAAAATAAAGGAAGCCAGAAAGTAG